One region of Catenuloplanes indicus genomic DNA includes:
- a CDS encoding class I SAM-dependent methyltransferase codes for MRDLLDAWDRQQEAYIAYREQRFEVMLEVLGTVHGDEFTVLDLACGPGAISDRVLSAFPKARVIAIDFDPILLTVARHALTERHGTDRVTLVDADLTVPGWETRTGGVDAVLSSTALHWLSPTELSAVYTTAAGLLKPGGVLLNADHLRFGPADPTLADVSARHDARTQAAAFAAGTLDYQQWYDEAARRPELAALTGERERRFANRPPQPLAPLAFHLAALDAAGFTETGTVWQYLDDYVVFARR; via the coding sequence GTGAGGGACCTCCTGGACGCGTGGGACCGGCAGCAGGAGGCGTACATCGCGTACCGCGAGCAGCGCTTCGAGGTGATGCTGGAGGTGCTGGGCACCGTGCACGGCGACGAGTTCACCGTGCTGGACCTGGCCTGCGGTCCCGGCGCGATCTCCGACCGGGTGCTGTCCGCGTTCCCGAAGGCGCGCGTGATCGCGATCGACTTCGACCCGATCCTGCTGACCGTGGCGCGGCACGCGCTGACCGAGCGGCACGGCACGGACCGCGTCACCCTCGTCGACGCGGACCTCACCGTGCCGGGCTGGGAGACGCGGACCGGCGGGGTCGACGCCGTCCTCAGCTCCACCGCGCTGCACTGGCTCTCCCCCACCGAGCTGTCCGCGGTCTACACCACGGCCGCGGGCCTGCTGAAGCCCGGCGGCGTCCTGCTCAACGCGGACCACCTGCGCTTCGGCCCGGCCGACCCGACGCTGGCGGACGTCTCCGCGCGGCACGACGCGCGTACCCAGGCGGCGGCGTTCGCCGCCGGAACCCTCGACTACCAGCAGTGGTACGACGAGGCCGCGCGCCGCCCGGAGCTGGCCGCGCTCACCGGGGAGCGGGAGCGGCGGTTCGCGAACCGCCCGCCGCAGCCGCTCGCGCCGCTGGCGTTCCACCTCGCCGCGCTGGACGCGGCCGGCTTCACCGAGACCGGCACGGTCTGGCAGTACCTCGACGACTACGTGGTCTTCGCCCGCAGATGA
- a CDS encoding FecCD family ABC transporter permease: protein MIALLRRSAVLTGALAALLLSTAAAVAVGAADLTAAQVLRALAWHAYLPVTPLDPLTDSIVWDLRTPRVLLAGLVGAGLAVCGAVLQALTRNALADPYLLGISAGASTGAVSVLVFGFATGAAALSAGAFAGSAAAFALALALAGRRWTEPSRILLAGVAAGQLFSAATSLIVVSDATAQNTRSITFWLLGSLTAASWTSVALCAATGAAVLVCCWAAAPALDAFSFGTDVAQSLGFSPARVRALLFTATAVLAAVLVAASGAIGFVGLTVPHAARALIGARHRLLLPACALIGAIFLIWADTAARTIFAPQEVPVGVVTALIGVPAFAVLLRRRGARN, encoded by the coding sequence ATGATCGCGCTGCTCCGACGTTCGGCCGTGCTGACCGGTGCGCTCGCCGCGCTGCTGCTCAGCACGGCTGCGGCGGTCGCGGTCGGCGCCGCGGACCTGACCGCCGCGCAGGTGCTGCGGGCGCTCGCCTGGCACGCGTACCTGCCGGTGACGCCGCTGGACCCGCTGACCGACAGCATCGTCTGGGACCTGCGTACGCCGCGGGTGCTGCTGGCCGGGCTGGTCGGCGCGGGCCTGGCGGTGTGCGGCGCGGTGCTGCAGGCGCTGACCCGCAACGCGCTCGCCGACCCGTACCTGCTGGGCATCTCCGCGGGCGCGTCGACCGGCGCGGTCTCGGTGCTGGTGTTCGGCTTCGCGACCGGCGCGGCCGCGCTGTCCGCGGGTGCGTTCGCCGGGAGCGCGGCCGCGTTCGCGCTGGCGCTGGCGCTGGCCGGCCGCCGCTGGACCGAGCCGTCCCGGATCCTGCTCGCCGGTGTCGCGGCCGGTCAGCTGTTCTCGGCCGCGACCAGCCTGATCGTGGTGTCCGACGCGACCGCGCAGAACACCCGCAGCATCACGTTCTGGCTGCTCGGCTCGCTGACCGCGGCGTCCTGGACGTCGGTCGCGCTGTGCGCCGCGACCGGTGCGGCCGTGTTGGTCTGCTGCTGGGCCGCGGCGCCCGCGCTGGACGCGTTCTCATTCGGCACGGACGTGGCCCAGTCGCTCGGCTTCTCCCCGGCCCGGGTCCGCGCGCTGCTGTTCACCGCGACCGCGGTGCTGGCCGCCGTGCTGGTCGCGGCGAGCGGCGCGATCGGTTTCGTCGGTCTCACCGTGCCGCACGCGGCCCGGGCGCTGATCGGCGCGCGGCACCGGCTGCTGCTGCCCGCGTGCGCGCTGATCGGCGCGATCTTCCTGATCTGGGCCGACACGGCCGCGCGCACGATCTTCGCCCCTCAGGAGGTGCCGGTCGGCGTGGTCACCGCGCTGATCGGCGTGCCCGCCTTCGCCGTCCTGCTGCGCCGCCGAGGAGCCCGGAATTGA
- a CDS encoding ABC transporter ATP-binding protein has product MTIQAEHITRRVRGRALLDDVTLTPPAHAITGLLGPNGSGKSTLLRVLAGLQRPDHGRVLVDGADRATIPRRALARRIAIVTQHVPANVDMSVRDVLLLARIPHRPALAPTTVDDDRRAEEALDAAGLPGIADRRWSQLSGGERQRADIARALLQDPEVLLLDEPTNHLDIRHRLALFHRLRAAGRTVVTALHDLDLAAAFCDHVALLLDGRLVAAGSPADVLTAAMIRRVYRVEAEVTAGDDGRPRIRIVP; this is encoded by the coding sequence TTGACGATTCAGGCAGAGCACATCACCCGCCGGGTACGTGGCAGAGCGCTGCTCGACGACGTGACGCTGACCCCGCCGGCGCACGCGATCACCGGGCTGCTCGGCCCGAACGGCTCCGGCAAGTCCACGCTGCTGCGCGTGCTGGCCGGGCTGCAGCGCCCGGATCATGGCCGGGTGCTGGTCGACGGCGCCGACCGGGCCACGATCCCGCGCCGCGCGCTGGCCCGCCGGATCGCGATCGTCACCCAGCACGTACCGGCGAACGTGGACATGTCCGTGCGGGACGTGCTGCTGCTGGCCCGCATCCCGCACCGGCCCGCGCTCGCACCCACCACCGTGGACGACGACCGGCGGGCCGAGGAGGCGCTGGACGCGGCCGGGCTGCCGGGCATCGCGGACCGGCGCTGGTCGCAGCTGTCCGGCGGTGAACGGCAGCGCGCCGACATCGCCCGCGCGCTGTTGCAGGACCCGGAGGTGCTGCTGCTCGACGAGCCCACCAACCATCTGGACATCCGGCATCGGCTGGCGCTGTTCCACCGGCTGCGCGCGGCCGGCCGCACCGTGGTGACCGCGCTGCACGACCTGGACCTGGCCGCCGCGTTCTGCGATCACGTCGCGCTGCTGCTGGACGGCCGCCTGGTCGCCGCCGGGTCGCCGGCCGACGTGCTCACCGCGGCGATGATCCGGCGCGTCTACCGGGTCGAGGCCGAGGTGACCGCCGGCGACGACGGCCGCCCGCGGATCCGCATCGTGCCCTGA
- a CDS encoding Clp protease N-terminal domain-containing protein produces MESILLERSDMLLVFSAAVLRGDDDEPISTDNLLVSLASADGTREILDAAELTRTVAASVRKHRRAEWVSDDRGGPVELIIADGGTPAEFTVAAADALRRADRAARADGRDGCESRDLLAALIEDEDNRAAELLRACRIPVAALRESVQRGRPLRVADPVPRELHRVRDMLIGRTRYPRVRFWQNPLLAIVAPARTNLAPHPLIWQALETREQAREHGHRTPVSDDALLALLAMYELARYYPHLYRNGDERYSGGAALAAAGVTYAALRRTAAGTDLGTDPRPLRKAVPKAPADTVELLRLLLADRDNRANRLLAAAGVTDVRV; encoded by the coding sequence ATGGAGAGCATTCTTCTGGAGCGGTCCGACATGCTGCTGGTGTTCAGCGCCGCGGTGCTGCGCGGCGACGACGACGAGCCGATCAGCACGGACAATCTGCTGGTCAGCCTCGCCTCGGCGGACGGGACACGGGAGATCCTGGATGCGGCGGAACTGACCCGTACCGTGGCGGCCTCGGTGCGCAAGCACCGGCGGGCGGAATGGGTCAGTGACGATCGCGGCGGCCCGGTAGAACTGATCATCGCGGACGGCGGAACCCCGGCGGAGTTCACGGTCGCGGCCGCGGACGCGCTGCGCCGCGCCGACCGGGCCGCGCGCGCGGACGGCCGGGACGGGTGCGAGTCCCGTGACCTGCTGGCCGCGTTGATCGAGGACGAGGACAACCGGGCGGCGGAGCTGCTGCGGGCCTGCCGGATCCCGGTGGCGGCGCTGCGGGAGAGCGTCCAGCGCGGGCGGCCGCTGCGGGTGGCCGACCCGGTGCCGCGTGAACTGCACCGGGTGCGGGACATGCTGATCGGCCGGACCCGCTACCCGCGCGTGCGCTTCTGGCAGAACCCGCTGCTGGCGATCGTGGCCCCGGCCCGGACGAACCTGGCGCCGCACCCGCTGATCTGGCAGGCGCTGGAGACGCGCGAGCAGGCCCGCGAGCACGGCCACCGCACGCCCGTCTCGGACGACGCGCTGCTCGCGCTGCTGGCGATGTACGAGCTGGCCCGGTACTACCCGCACCTGTACCGCAACGGCGACGAGCGGTACAGCGGCGGTGCCGCGCTGGCCGCCGCCGGCGTCACCTACGCGGCACTGCGCCGCACCGCCGCCGGCACGGACCTCGGCACCGACCCGCGCCCGCTGCGCAAGGCCGTGCCGAAGGCGCCGGCGGACACGGTGGAGCTGCTGCGCCTGCTGCTGGCCGACCGCGACAACCGCGCGAACCGGCTGCTCGCCGCGGCCGGCGTCACCGACGTCCGGGTCTGA
- a CDS encoding response regulator transcription factor — translation MTHPIRVLLADDDRLVRAAIETILRAAGDVELVAQAGDGRQTIDLTLLHRPDVVLLDIRMPLLDGLAALREIRRIAPAVQVVMLTTFGEDDYVAQALHAGAAGFLLKDSAADELANAVRAAAAGEAFLSPKVTRQVLDRLPAPPAVSPADLARVESLSSREREVLILLAQGLSNAEISAQLFVTEGTVKTHLYRVFTKIGCENRVQAAMLAQRAGLLN, via the coding sequence ATGACCCACCCGATTCGAGTCCTGCTGGCCGACGACGACCGCCTGGTCCGCGCCGCGATCGAGACGATCCTGCGGGCCGCCGGCGACGTCGAGCTGGTCGCGCAGGCCGGCGACGGCCGCCAGACGATCGACCTGACGCTGCTGCACCGGCCGGACGTGGTGCTCCTCGACATCCGCATGCCGCTCCTGGACGGGCTCGCGGCGCTGCGCGAGATCCGCCGGATCGCACCAGCCGTGCAGGTGGTCATGCTGACCACGTTCGGCGAGGACGACTACGTGGCGCAGGCGCTGCACGCGGGCGCGGCCGGCTTCCTGCTCAAGGACTCGGCCGCGGACGAACTGGCCAACGCGGTCCGGGCCGCGGCCGCGGGCGAGGCGTTCCTCTCGCCGAAGGTGACCCGCCAGGTCCTCGACCGACTGCCCGCGCCCCCGGCGGTGTCACCGGCGGACCTGGCCCGCGTCGAGTCGCTGAGCAGCCGCGAGCGCGAGGTGCTGATCCTGCTGGCCCAGGGCCTGTCGAACGCGGAGATCAGCGCGCAGCTGTTCGTCACCGAGGGCACCGTGAAAACCCACCTCTACCGGGTCTTCACCAAGATCGGCTGCGAGAACCGCGTGCAGGCGGCGATGCTCGCGCAACGAGCGGGCCTGTTGAACTGA
- a CDS encoding sensor histidine kinase, translated as MAAAAIARLRSAGRWRLAYEIGLTVLVTAVVVFAAVADPVHPLAPWLEGVAAPVVLLLRLRHPLPAYLAAALAGLVTGGPNTMLLIVLSASLAYRAAHAWQVAAGLAGGWAAFTGAIGLWEGRLDLTDLVLTSALFALFALIPAGVARMVRRRRVLLDAMHRRNVQLYSQQGEVARAARARERTRIARDLHDSLGHKLTLISLYAGMQPAGEHGELLRETSAAAMTELRQILGLLGQDDEQPSVRSLDGLDELCAGARASGAQIEIIREGTARPLAPLTEHAAYRVIQEGVTNALRHAHGATIVVSLRYEPDALVAGVTNTAGQRVARQTSGQGLLGLAERVRVAHGMLYHGPTPDGGFRLAATLPYPGGVPAPAAAAPDFAELVARDRRTSRRTLIATTLGILGVLALCCSGLWLTAALVVVDRDTYESVRVGRPEREVRELLPDPEAGLTDVLGGRAVPGAECVDYQASPLDPDGRNRVYRFCFRDGTLVDKQEFLDRRP; from the coding sequence GTGGCAGCGGCCGCGATCGCTCGGCTGAGGTCGGCGGGCCGGTGGCGGCTCGCCTACGAGATCGGCCTGACGGTGCTGGTGACCGCCGTGGTGGTGTTCGCGGCGGTCGCCGACCCGGTGCACCCGCTCGCGCCCTGGCTGGAGGGCGTCGCCGCACCGGTCGTGCTGCTGCTGCGGCTGCGCCACCCGCTGCCCGCCTACCTGGCCGCCGCGCTGGCCGGCCTGGTCACCGGCGGGCCGAACACGATGCTGCTGATCGTGCTGAGCGCGTCGCTGGCGTACCGGGCCGCGCACGCCTGGCAGGTCGCAGCCGGTCTGGCCGGGGGCTGGGCCGCGTTCACCGGCGCGATCGGGCTCTGGGAGGGGCGGCTCGACCTGACCGACCTGGTCCTCACCTCCGCGCTGTTCGCGCTGTTCGCGCTGATCCCGGCCGGGGTGGCGCGGATGGTCCGGCGGCGGCGCGTGCTGCTGGACGCGATGCACCGGCGCAATGTGCAGCTGTACTCCCAGCAGGGCGAGGTGGCGCGCGCGGCGCGGGCCCGGGAACGTACCCGGATCGCTCGTGATCTTCATGATTCGCTCGGCCACAAGCTCACGCTGATCTCGCTCTACGCCGGCATGCAGCCCGCCGGTGAGCACGGGGAGCTGCTGCGCGAGACGTCCGCCGCCGCGATGACCGAGCTGCGGCAGATTCTCGGGCTGCTCGGCCAGGACGACGAGCAGCCGTCCGTCCGGTCGCTGGACGGCCTGGACGAACTGTGCGCCGGCGCCCGCGCCTCCGGCGCCCAGATCGAGATCATCCGCGAGGGTACGGCCCGGCCGCTGGCCCCGCTGACCGAGCACGCGGCGTACCGGGTGATCCAGGAGGGCGTGACGAACGCGCTCCGGCACGCGCACGGCGCCACGATCGTGGTGTCGCTGCGCTACGAGCCGGACGCGCTGGTCGCCGGCGTGACGAACACGGCCGGGCAGCGCGTGGCCCGGCAGACGTCCGGGCAGGGTCTGCTCGGCCTGGCCGAACGGGTGCGGGTCGCGCACGGCATGCTCTACCACGGGCCCACCCCGGACGGCGGTTTCCGGCTCGCGGCGACGCTGCCGTACCCGGGCGGCGTGCCGGCGCCCGCGGCCGCGGCGCCGGACTTCGCCGAGCTGGTCGCGCGGGACCGGCGCACGTCCCGCCGCACGCTGATAGCGACCACGCTCGGCATCCTCGGCGTGCTGGCACTCTGCTGCTCCGGGCTGTGGCTGACCGCCGCGCTGGTCGTGGTGGACCGGGACACCTACGAGTCGGTCCGCGTCGGCCGGCCCGAGCGGGAGGTCCGGGAGCTGCTGCCGGATCCGGAGGCCGGGCTGACCGACGTGCTCGGCGGCCGGGCCGTGCCGGGCGCGGAGTGCGTCGACTATCAGGCGTCGCCGCTCGACCCGGACGGCCGCAACCGCGTGTACCGGTTCTGCTTCCGGGACGGCACGCTGGTAGACAAACAGGAGTTCCTGGACCGGCGGCCGTGA